The Mugil cephalus isolate CIBA_MC_2020 chromosome 11, CIBA_Mcephalus_1.1, whole genome shotgun sequence genome includes a window with the following:
- the ubr5 gene encoding E3 ubiquitin-protein ligase UBR5 isoform X11, which translates to MTSIHFVVHPLPGTEDQLNDRLREVSEKLNKYSYNSHPHLSLLEQATLKQCVVGPNHAGFLLEDGRVCRISFAVQPDRLELSKPDGSDGSKLSSGSGTGRSSRPGRTSDPPWFLSGSDTLGRLAGNTLGSRWSSGVNGGSGGGGSGGGAGGGGAGGGSSGGGGGGGGGGGGGTSGRSSTAARDSRRQTRVIRTGRDRGSGLLGSQPQPVIPASVIPEELITQAQVVLQGKSRSVIIRELQRTNLDVNLAVNNLLSRDDEDGDDGDDTASESYLPGEDLMSLLDADIHSAHPSVIIDADAMFSEDISYFGYPSFRRSSLSRLGSSRVLLLPLERDSELLRERESVLRLRERRWLDGASFDTERGSTSREGEPSLDKKSIPVQSPVSLGEELQWWPDKDGVKFVSIGAMFSELVAVSSKGELYQWKWSEPEPYRNAQNPSIHHPRVSFLGLTNEKITLLSANSIRATVATETNKVATWVDDTLSTVASKLEHSAQAFPELQGERMVSLHCCALYTCAQLENSLYWWGVVPFSQRKKMLEKARAKNKKPKSSGGISSIPNITVGTQVCLRNNPLYHAGAVAFSVSAGIPKVGVLLESVWNMNDSCRFQLRSPESLKNMEKTTKTQEIKTESKPELVKTEMGPPPSPASTCSDTSSIASSASLPYKRRRSTPAPKEEEKVNEEQWPLREVVFVEDVKNVPVGKVLKVDGAYVAVKFPGTSNSMSSQSTAAPTDSDPSSLLQDCRLLRIDELQVVKTGGTPKVPDCFQRTPKKLCIPEKAEILAVNVDSKGVHAVLKTGNWVRYCIFDLATGKAEQENNFPTSNLAFLGQSERNVAIFTAGQESPIILRDGNGTIYPMAKDCMGGIRDPDWLDLPPINSLGMGVHSLANLPSNSTIKKKAAIIIMTVEKQTLMQHVLRCDYEACRQYLVNLEQAFLLDQGSQALGALLGHRCDGNRNILHAAVSVCFPVSNKETKEEEEAERSERNTFAERLSAVEAIANAISVVSSNSSGNRTGSSSSRGLRLREMMRRSLRAAGLGRHESGPSSSDHQDPVSPPIAPPSWVPDPPPMDPDGDIDFILAPAVGSLTTASTGTSQGPSTSTIPGPSTEPSVVESKDRKANAHLILKLMCDSVVLRPHLRELLSAKDARGMTPFMLAVSGRAYPAAITVLEAAQKMAKVGDPGIAEKEDADSVFMEMICPSGTNPDDSPLYVLCCNDTCSFTWTGAEHINQDIFECRTCGLLESLCCCTECARVCHKGHDCKLKRTSPTAYCDCWEKCKCKTLIAGQKAARLDLLYRLLTTTNLVTTPNSRGEHILLFLVQTVARQSVEHCQYRPPRIREDRNRKAANAEDSDMPDHDLEPPRFAQLALERVLQDWNALKSMIMFGSQENKDPLSASSRIAHLLPEEQVYLNQQSGTIRLDCFTHCLIVKCAPDITFIDTLLGTLVKELQNKYTPGRREEAVNVTRRFLRSVARVFVILSVEMASSKKKNNFIPQPIGKCRRVFQALLPYAVEELCNVAESLIVPVRMGIARPTAPFTLASTSIDAVQGSEELFSVEPLPPRPSPDQSSSSSQTAASYIIRNPQPRRSSQSQPVRGRDEEQDDIVSADVEEVEVVEGVAGEEDHHDDQEEQGEENAEAEGQHDEHDEDGSDMELDLLAAAETESDSESNHSNQDNASGRRSVVTAATAGSEAGSRVSLAFPIFGASSVPAFFSEDDSQSNDSSDSDSSSSQSDDVDQETFLLDEPLERTTSASHANSAAQAPRSMQWAVRNTPSQRATGSAPSSSSTPAASSTGLIYIDPTNLRRSSAISSSAAAAAAALEASNSSSYLTSASSLARAYSIVIRQISDLMSLIPKYNHLVYSQYPAAVKLTYQDAVNLQNYVEEKLIPTWNWMVSIMDSTEAQLRYGSALSSAGDPGHPSHPLHASQHSARRERMTAREEANFRTLEGRRRAATLLTARQGMMSARGDFLNYALSLMRSHNDEHSDVLPVLDVCSLKHVAYVFQALIYWIKAMNQQTTLDTPQMDRKRNREILELGLDNEDSEHENDEDTNQSSTLQDKDEDTVPAETGQNHPFFRRSDSMTFLGCIPPNPFDVPLAEAIPLADQPHLLQPNARKEDLFGRPSQGLYSSSYMATKGLAEASMDRNCLEVNMGSLPSPSQVLPTKMSYSANLKNVMSMETGQRSSENQSLVEQEMEVSKPGPSPHDLAAQLKSSLLAEIGLTESDGPPLPSFRPHCSFMGMMISHDMLLGRWRLSLELFGRVFMEDVGAEPGSILTELGGFEVKESKFRREMEKLRNLQSRDLALEVDRDRDQLIQQTMRQLNTHFGRRCTTTPMAVHRVKVTFKDEPGEGSGVARSFYTAIALALLSNDKLPNLDCVQSVSKGMQASSTCHHDYNSNLMQRLRNRDRERERRSGGLRAGSRRDRDRDSRRQLSIDTRPFRPSSEGNPSDEPDPLPAHRQALGERLYPRVHAMQPAFASKITGMLLELSPAQLLLLLASEDSLRARVEEAMELLIAHGSSRRTVSATAQRAVWLTWNWTTRMTGTTTLLSSTSLANEASTRLGPAKTQRPDSTASVTLAEYWGYVCCRMNSVQSH; encoded by the exons GATGGACGTGTGTGCAGAATCAGCTTTGCTGTCCAGCCCGATCGCCTGGAGCTCAGCAAACCGGACGGCAGCGATGG TTCAAAGTTGAGCAGTGGTTCAGGGACAGGAAGGAGCTCCAGGCCGGGCAGGACTAGTGATCCGCCCTGGTTCCTGTCTGGTTCTGACACACTGGGCAGACTGGCAGGCAACACCCTTGG GAGTCGCTGGAGCTCCGGTGTAAATGGAGgcagtggaggaggtggaagcggaggaggagcaggaggaggtggagccgGTGGTGGTAGCAGCGGAGGCGGAGGGggtggcggaggaggcggaggtggaggcACGTCGGGCAGGTCGTCAACGGCAGCTCGCGATTCCCGCCGACAGACCAGGGTGATCCGTACAGGAAGGGATCGTGGCTCAGGCCTTCTAGGCAGCCAGCCGCAGCCTGTCATCCCAGCCTCTGTCATCCCTGAAGAACTTATTACTCAG GCCCAGGTAGTCCTTCAAGGGAAATCCAGGAGTGTGATCATAAGGGAGCTCCAGAGGACCAACCTCGACGTCAACCTTGCCGTCAACAACCTCCTGAGCCgggatgatgaagatggtgacgATGGAGATGACACAGCCAGCGAGTCCTACCTCCCTGGAG AAGACCTGATGTCCCTGTTAGATGCAGACATTCACTCAGCCCATCCCAGCGTCATTATTGATGCGGATGCCATGTTCTCTGAGGACATCAGCTACTTTGGCTACCCCTCTTTTAGACGCTCCTCACTGTCTCGCCTCGGATCCTCCAGAG TTCTCCTTCTTCCCTTAGAGCGTGACTCAGAGCTGTTGCGTGAACGTGAGTCTGTATTGAGGTTACGCGAGCGCCGGTGGCTCGATGGGGCCTCGTTCGACACAGAGCGAGGTTCCACCAGCCGTGAGGGTGAGCCTAGCCTCGACAAGAAGAGCATCCCAGTCCAGAGCCCAGTGTCCCTGGGAGAAGAGCTCCAGTGGTGGCCTGACAAG GATGGTGTAAAGTTTGTGAGCATTGGAGCCATGTTCTCAGAGCTGGTGGCTGTGAGCTCCAAAGGAGAGCTTTATCAGTGGAAGTGGAGTGAACCTGAACCCTACAGGAATGCACAG AATCCTTCGATCCACCACCCACGTGTCTCTTTCCTGGGCTTGACCAATGAGAAGATCACCTTACTGTCTGCTAATAGCATTAGAGCTACAGTAGCTACAGAAACCAACAAG GTGGCAACCTGGGTGGACGACACACTGAGCACAGTGGCATCTAAGCTGGAGCACAGTGCTCAGGCTTTTCCTGAGCTGCAGGGGGAGCGCATGGTGTCGCTGCACTGCTGCGCACTCTACACATGTGCACAGCTAGAGAATAGCCTCTACTGGTG GGGTGTTGTGCCTTTTAGTCAAAGGAAGAAGATGCTTGAAAAGGCCAGAGCCAAGAACAAAAAGCCAAAGTCCAGCGGTGGCATCTCGTCAATACCCAACATCACTGTGGGAACACAg GTGTGCTTGAGAAACAATCCCCTCTACCATGCCGGTGCAGTggccttttctgtttctgctgggaTTCCCAAAGTGGGCGTCTTGTTGGAGTCTGTCTGGAACATGAACGACAGCTGCAGGTTCCAGCTGCGCTCACCAGAAAGCCTCAAGAACATGGAGAAGACCACTAAGACCCAGGAAATCAA GACTGAAAGCAAGCCAGAGCTGGTGAAGACTGAGATGGGTCCCCCTCCCTCACCTGCCTCTACCTGCAGTGATACCTCTTCCATTGCTAGCAGTGCCTCACTGCCCTACA AGCGAAGGCGTTCTACCCCAGCTcccaaagaggaagagaaagtgaaTGAGGAGCAGTGGCCTCTCAGGGAGGTGGTCTTTGTGGAGGATGTTAAAAATGTTCCCGTGGGAAAG GTGCTTAAAGTGGATGGGGCATATGTTGCTGTGAAGTTTCCAGGAACCTCAAACAGCATGAGCAGCCAGAGCACTGCAGCTCCCACAGACTCGGACCCGTCGTCACTGTTGCAGGACTGTCGACTCCTCAGAATAGATGAGCTACAG GTGGTCAAAACCGGTGGGACTCCTAAAGTTCCTGATTGCTTTCAGCGAACACCTAAAAAGCTCTGTATCCCAGAAAAGGCAGAGATTTTGGCCGTGAATGTTGACTCCAAAG GAGTCCATGCAGTGCTGAAAACTGGTAACTGGGTGAGGTACTGTATCTTTGACCTGGCCACAGGCAAAGCTGAGCAGGAGAATAACTTTCCTACTAGTAATCTGGCCTTCCTGGGGCAGAGTGAGCGCAACGTTGCCATCTTCACTGCAGGACAG GAGTCTCCTATTATTCTCCGAGATGGAAATGGCACAATCTACCCCATGGCCAAAGACTGCATGGGTGGAATAAGAGATCCTGATTGGTTGGACCTGCCGCCTATAAACAGCCTGGGAATGGGGGTGCACTCTCTGGCTAATCTCCCCTCTAACTCCACCATTAAAAAGAAAGCTGCTATTATTATCATGACCGTTGAG AAACAGACGCTGATGCAGCATGTACTGCGCTGCGACTATGAGGCATGTCGGCAGTACCTGGTGAACCTTGAGCAAGCCTTCCTTTTGGATCAGGGCAGCCAGGCCCTCGGAGCCCTTCTGGGCCACCGATGCGATGGAAACCGCAACATCCTTCACGCTGCTGTTTCTGTCTGCTTTCCAGTTAGCAACAAAGAgaccaaagaggaggaag AAGCTGAAAggtcagagagaaacacattcgCAGAGCGTCTGTCTGCTGTGGAGGCGATTGCCAATGCCATCTCGGTCGTCTCAAGCAACAGTTCTGGAAATAGGACAGGCTCCTCCAGTAGCAGAGG GCTTCGTCTGAGAGAAATGATGCGAAGGTCTCTTAGAGCAGCCGGTCTTGGTCGCCACGAGTCCGGCCCATCATCCAGTGACCATCAGGACCCCGTGTCCCCACCCATTGCTCCACCAAGTTGGGTCCCTGACCCCCCACCCATGGACCCTG ACGGTGACATCGATTTCATTCTGGCACCAGCTGTGGGTTCACTCACCACAGCCTCCACTGGTACAAGCCAGGGACCCAGCACCTCCACCATACCAG GGCCGTCCACTGAGCCTTCTGTGGTCGAGTCTAAAGACAGGAAGGCCAACGCGCACCTCATCCTGAAGCTGATGTGTGACAGTGTTGTCCTTAGGCCCCACCTACGGGAGCTGCTCTCTGCAAA gGATGCCCGAGGGATGACCCCGTTCATGTTGGCTGTCAGTGGGCGAGCCTACCCAGCAGCCATCACGGTGCTTGAGGCTGCACAGAAAATGGCCAAGG TGGGTGACCCAGGCATCGCAGAGAAGGAGGATGCAGATTCCGTATTCATGGAAATGATTTGCCCCTCGGGGACCAACCCAGATGATTCTCCCCTATACGTTCTCTGCTGTAACGACACCTGCAGTTTCACTTGGACTGGAGCGGAGCACATTAACCAG GATATCTTCGAGTGTCGAACATGTGGCCTACTGGAGTCCCTGTGCTGCTGCACTGAGTGTGCGAGGGTGTGTCACAAAGGACATGACTGCAA GCTGAAGAGGACGTCTCCTACAGCTTATTGCGACTGTTGGGAGAAATGCAAGTGTAAAACACTGATTGCCGGCCAGAAGGCTGCTCGTTTAGACCTACTGTACAGGTTACTGACAACCACAAACCTGGTCACCACACCAAACAGCAG GGGAGAGCATATATTACTGTTCCTGGTGCAGACTGTTGCCAGGCAGAGTGTTGAGCACTGTCAGTACAGACCACCTCGCATCAGAGAAGACAGGAACCGCAAGGCTGCTAACGCAGAAG ACTCTGACATGCCTGACCACGACCTAGAACCTCCCCGCTTTGCTCAGCTGGCTCTGGAGAGGGTTCTGCAGGACTGGAATGCCCTCAAGTCCATGATCATGTTTGGTTCTCAGGAGAATAAAGATCC ACTTAGTGCCAGCAGCAGAATTGCCCACCTCCTGCCTGAAGAGCAGGTCTACTTGAATCAGCAGAGTGGCACCATTCGCCTTGACTGTTTCACACACTGCCTCATTGTCAAGTGTGCTCCTGATATCACT TTCATAGACACGTTACTGGGTACCCTGGTGAAGGAGCTGCAGAACAAGTACACTCCTGGCCGCCGAGAGGAGGCGGTCAATGTTACAAGGAGGTTCCTGCGCTCCGTAGCCCGGGTGTTTGTCATTCTCAGCGTGGAAATGGCCTCGtccaagaagaaaaa CAACTTCATCCCTCAGCCCATTGGGAAATGCCGGCGTGTTTTCCAGGCTCTGTTACCTTACGCCGTGGAGGAGCTGTGTAACGTGGCAGAGTCACTCATTGTACCAGTGCGAATGGGTATCGCAAGGCCCACTGCTCCTTTCACTTTGGCCAGCACCAGCATCGACGCTGTCCAGGGCAGCGAGGAGCTTTTCTCTGTCGAACCGTTGCCTCCGAGACCCTCGCCTGACCAGTCCAGCAG CTCCAGTCAGACAGCTGCTTCTTATATCATCAGGAACCCCCAGCCTCGACGCAGCAGCCAGAGTCAGCCCGTCAGAGGTAGAGACGAGGAGCAGGATGACATCGTATCAGCAGATGTGGAAGAG GTGGAAGTTGTAGAGGGAGTAGCAGGGGAAGAAGACCATCACGACGACCAGGAGGAACAGGGAGAGGAAAACGCCGAAGCAGAGGGTCAGCATGATGAACACGACGAGGATG GAAGTGACATGGAGTTGGACCTGTTGGCAGCAGCTGAAACCGAGAGCGACAGTGAAAGCAACCACAGCAATCAGGATAACGCTAGTGGCCGCAGGAGCGTTGTCACGGCAGCCACCGCCGGCTCTGAAGCAG GCAGTAGGGTGTCCTTGGCATTTCCTATTTTTG GTGCCAGCAGTGTCCCTGCCTTCTTTTCAGAGGATGACTCCCAGTCCAACGATTCCAGCGACtcggacagcagcagcagtcagagCGACGATGTCGACCAGGAGACATTCCTATTGGATGAACCGCTGGAACGGACAACTAGCGCTTCGCATGCTAACAGCGCGGCCCAGGCTCCTCGCTCCATGCAGTGGGCTGTTAGAAACACCCCCAGCCAAAGGGCAACAGGAAGTGCTCCCTCCAGTTCCTCAACACCAGCTG CGAGCTCCACAGGCCTGATATATATTGACCCAACCAACCTGCGTCGTTCAAGTGCAATCAGCTCGAGTgctgcagcggcagcagcagctctggaggCCAGCAACTCCAGCAGCTACCTGACATCTGCCAGTAGCCTGGCCCGCGCTTACAGCATCGTCATCAGGCAGATCTCAGACCTCATGAGTCTCATTCCCAAGTACAACCATCTTGTCTACTCCCAGTATCCTGCGGCTGTAAAGCTCACCTACCAGGATGCAGTTAATCTGCag AACTACGTTGAAGAAAAGCTGATCCCTACCTGGAACTGGATGGTGTCCATCATGGATTCGACTGAGGCTCAGCTGCGATATGGTTCCGCTCTGTCGTCTGCCGGAGACCCCGGTCACCCCAGTCACCCGCTCCACGCCTCTCAGCACTCGGCTCGCAGGGAGCGCATGACTGCTCGGGAGGAGGCCAACTTCCGCACTCTTGAAGGACGCAG GAGAGCAGCCACGCTGCTGACGGCTCGTCAAGGCATGATGTCGGCACGGGGCGACTTCCTGAACTATGCCTTGTCGCTGATGCGCTCCCACAATGATGAGCATTCGGATGTGCTTCCTGTGCTGGACGTGTGCTCCCTGAAACACGTGGCCTACGTTTTCCAGGCTCTTATCTATTGGATTAAGGCTATGAACCAGCAAACCACCCTGGACACGCCACAGATGGATAGAAAGAG AAATCGAGAGATTTTGGAGCTGGGTTTGGACAATGAGGATTCTGAGCACGAGAACGACGAGGACACCAATCAGA GTTCGACTCTGCAGGACAAGGATGAGGACACGGTTCCGGCCGAGACCGGTCAGAATCACCCCTTCTTCCGTCGCTCTGACTCTATGACCTTCTTGGGCTGCATCCCACCGAACCCTTTTGACGTTCCTCTGGCTGAGGCCATTCCACTGGCTGACCAGCCCCACCTCCTGCAG CCTAATGCCAGGAAGGAGGATCTGTTCGGCCGTCCGTCTCAGGGCTTGTACTCTTCCTCTTACATGGCAACCAAAGGCCTGGCTGAGGCAAGCATGGACAGGAACTGCCTGGAGGTAAACATGGGCTCTCTACCCTCCCCCTCTCAG GTCCTGCCGACTAAGATGTCTTACTCGGCAAATCTGAAGAATGTGATGAGCATGGAGACCGGCCAGCGGAGTAGTGAGAACCAGTCACTGGTGGAGCAAGAGATGGAGGTTTCCAAACCGGGCCCTTCACCACACGACCTCGCTGCCCAGCTGAAGAGCAGCCTTCTTGCTGAGATCGGCCTCACGGAGAGCGATGGGCCTCCGCTTCCATCATTCAG ACCTCACTGCAGCTTCATGGGGATGATGATTTCACATGACATGCTGCTCGGCCGCTGGCGTCTGTCACTGGAACTTTTTGGCCGTGTCTTCATGGAGGATGTCGGAGCCGAGCCTGGATct ATCCTCACAGAGCTCGGCGGCTTCGAGGTGAAAGAATCCAAGTTCCGTcgggagatggagaagctgagGAACCTGCAGTCCCGCGACCTGGCCCTGGAGGTGGACCGTGACAGAGACCAGTTAATACAGCAGACCATGCGTCAGCTTAACACGCACTTTGGCAGGCGCTGCACAACCACACCCATGGCTGTGCACCGGGTGAAGGTTACCTTCAAAGATGAGCCTGGCGAGGGCAGCGGCGTGGCCCGCAGCTTCTACACGGCCATCGCCCTGGCCCTTCTCTCCAACGACAAGCTGCCCAACCTGGACTGTGTTCAGAGCGTCAGCAAGGGCATGCAGGCCAGCAGTACGTGTCATCACGATTACAATTCAA ACCTAATGCAGCGTCTGAGGAACAGAGaccgagaaagagagaggagaagtgGAGGCCTTCGAGCAGGATCtcggagagacagagacag GGATTCAAGGAGGCAGCTGTCTATAGACACGAGGCCTTTCAGGCCCTCATCAGAGGGAAATCCCAGCGATGAGCCCGACCCTCTGCCTGCACACAGACAAGCCCTGGGCGAAAGACTCTATCCACGAGTTCACGCAATGCAGCCG GCGTTTGCCAGTAAGATCACAGGCATGTTGCTGGAGCTGTCTCctgcacagctgctgctgctgctggctagtGAGGATTCCCTCAGAGCCAGAGTAGAGGAGGCTATGGAGCTTCTCATTGCACACGGAAG cagcaggagaaccGTAAGCGCCACGGCTCAACGCGCAGTGTGGTTGACATGGAACTGGACGACCCGGATGACGGGGACGACAACGCTCCTCTCTTCTACCAGCCTGGCAAACGAGGCTTCTACTCGCCTCGGCCCGGCAAAAACACAGAGGCCAGACTCAACTGCTTCCGTAACATTGGCag AATACTGGGGTTATGTCTGCTGCAGAATGAACTCTGTCCAATCACATTGA